GAAACTGCGCGCCCACGCGACGTGCCGCCAACCCTGACCATGCCCTCCCAGTAGCGAATCGAGGTTTGTAACTCCTGATCATTCTGTGCGGACTCTATTTCGAGGGCGATGTCGGCTTCAGGGGCCGTCAGCCTCCATGCTACCGGATACCTCGCGCCAGACCTCGGGCTGGTCCAGAACCGCGTCGCTTCCAGGACCGCCGATCCCGCATCGAACGCCTGGCGGCGGCCGCTCGGGTCAATCAGGCTCCCGTCCACGTAGTCGAGGCTGTCCGAGCGCAGGCGGAAATACATCAGGTCGTAGCCGTCGTCCAGTTGCAAAGCGAACCAGTCCCACCCCGCCTGGTCGCGTGAGAGTAAGGACGTGCTCCATTCGCGGTCAAACCACGAAAAGCCACTCACGGCGAGGCTGTCGCCGTCCACCACCATGAGCCCGTCCGTCTCGATCCGGGTTATGGCGTAATAGTGGGACGCCTGCCCATCGTCCCGCCCCTTCGGGCTGTATCCCTGTTCTCCCTGAAGCACGATCGGTTTGAGGGGCCGCAGGTTGAGACTGAGCCCTCCCGTGCCGCCGAACGCATGGAGCTTCAGCGTGCTGAGTTCGGGGTCTGCGGTAAATCGCCAGTCCTCGACCCATACGTTCACCGAGTCGGTCACCGACGCTCCAGCCAATCCGGCAGCTCCACGTGCGAGCCGCTCCATGCTGACAAATTCCTCTTTGTCCGGACGGGACAGTGCGAGATGCGCGCTGTACAGCTGGTTCGTTGACCATCCTGTCGGGTAGCTCTCCTGGCCCCCCGGCGCAAGTGCATTTCGGAAAATGGTGAACTGATAGCCCAGCTGCTCTCCGTCCTCCGTATCCACATTGCCGGTGAAGTACCACCATTCCAGGAAAAAGTCCGGGTGCGGACCGTGATCACCGGGGAAATCCAATCGGTAGTCGGGCTTCGCCCTGGCAAAGCCGGTCGTGTCTACCGACAGCGCCTCTGTGATGGAGATGGACGGCAGGGGACTGGGTGAATCACAGGCCGCCAGACACAGCACAAGCGCAAACAGGGAGAGGCTACGCATGGGGTCCCTTGAGTCGAGAGGCGAGAGAGGCGCGCGATGCCGCCCGAGCCGGAATCCACCCGGCGGCAAGTGCCGCCACGATGGAGACCACCACCGCCTGCAGGAGAATGACGGGGTCCACACTGAAGTCGAGCGTCCACCCGAAGGACCGGCGATTGATGACATAAACGAGTCCGGCAGCCAGGGCGATGCCGAGCGGAATGGAAAGTAGCCCGGCGAAAGCGCCCATGAGGCCGCTTTGCAGCAGCATTACCCGTTGGAGGGCTCCCCGGCGCAATCCGACGGCCCGTTGTACCGCAAACTCCCAGGAGCGCTCCAGCTGGATGGCGGCAAGCGCGCTGATCACCCCGATGACGGCTACAATGAGCGCCAAAGCACGCAGGACCCATGTGATGGCGAACGTGCGGTCGAAGATTTCGAGTGAGGCGTCCCGAAGAGCGCGATTGGAACTGACGATCAGCCCCTGTATGCCAGCCGTCTCTTCCCGAACGCGAGTGACCATGGCCTCCGGGTCGACTCCTGGCTCCAGGTACAATGCAATGCCGTTGTAGGTGGTGTCATCGAAGGACCGCTCGTACGCAGCCCTTTCCATCAATACGACGCCCATGTCGGATCCGTAATCCACATACTCGGCGACCGCGCGCACAACCTGAGGCCCCGTCTCGGTCTGCACTTCCAGAGTATCGCCTGCGCCGGTCCCGGTCCGGAATGCGTACGGCTCCGAGACAAAGACGTCTCCGCCGGCAAAGGCGGCCCATGGATCGTCGACCGTGGTCTCCGTGAACCGATAGGCGGCTCTGCCTTGGGGTCCCGACTCAATCACGACAAGTGCGACCGGTCCATCCGAGGTTTCGACGTCGACCCGCCGGACACCATACGACGCCTCCACACCCTCCATACCGCGCATGACGGCTATCGCTTCCGGGGCGACGACGCCTCCTCCCAGCCGGAGCACAGAGCCCGGAGCGCGGATGTAGAGATCTGCCCGCAGCGTGGTCCCCAGCCATTCCTGAACGGTCCCGCGAAAGCTGTCCACCATTACCCCGACGCCCACGGCGGCGGCCACCGAGACCGCGAGTGCCACCGTGGCAATCGAAGTGCGACTCAGGTGCTCCCGAATCCCGCCGACCGCCATGCGAACAGGAAGTCCTCCTCCGAAGCGTCGTGCTCCGGCTGCGAGGCCCCGGACGAGCGCTGGACCAGTCAGTGCGAATGAGACGATCAGAAGCAAGAGTCCGAGATAACCACCAGCCACTCCTGCGGGCAGCACCAGCACGACGATGGACAGCCCACCAAGCACCGCACCCCAGCGGGCCATGCCTGCGATCCCAGCAGCAAATCGATCTTCTTCGTCAGAACGTCGCAGGGCATCTGCTGCCGGCACCGAGGCCGCCGCGCGGGCAGGAACCCACGCCGAACCCAGGCTCGCAGCAAGTCCCACCACTAGTGACTTGCCCACCTGCCAGCCGTCCAGACCCACCTCCCGCACATTCACCACGAAGTACAGGTCGTTGATGGCTCGGGTGACCAGGCGTACCAAGCCCTCACCGAGTGCGGCTCCGAGTCCCAGTCCGACCACGCTGCCGACCAGCCCCAACGCAGCGGCCTCCATGAGCACGGAGCCCTGAACGAGTGTCCTGGATACACCCGTCGCCCTGAGCCTGCTGTAAACCGGCCGCCGCTGCACGACGGAGAAGCTCATGATGTTGTAGATCAGGAACATGCCGACCACAAGCGCCAGGTAGCTCAGTGCCTGCAGGTTGGTTTCGAACGCAGCGGTCATCTGCCCCAGCGCGTTGCTCCGCGATTCCGGCCGCTCAAGCCGAATGCCGGGGCCGGCAAGTGCCTCAATTTCCCGGGCCCCGTCATCGGTTGTAATGAGATCTATCCGGCTCAACTGATCGCCCAGCCCAAGCACCCGCTGCGCCGTGGCAACATCCGCCACCATCAGGTCCGACCAACCCTGTCTGCCTGCCTCCTCGTCCGGCCTCACCACGCCTGCGACCGCCAGCGTGAACGACCTTCCCGCCGCGTCCACTGTGACCGAGTCTGTTCCGGCAAGCACTGCCAAGCCTCCGGCGGAGAGCACGACCGCGTCAGACCCGACCATCAGCCGGCCGGGTTCTGGAAAACCCGGCAATGAGCGGCCGGGAGCCGTCGCAGCCAGAGGGTCGATGCCAAGCAGCCGGAACGTGCCGGCGGCGGTGCGCACATACCCTTCGGCAACGGGTGCCACGTCCCGAATCCCGTGCCGAACGCGCAGGGTTCGGTACACCTCGCTCTCGACCGTTCCGTCGGCACCAGTCAGATAATGCGTGGTGCGGCCGGCCACCGTTTCTGCCGACAACTCAAATGCGCGATTGGCCGAACTCACCGCCAGATCGACGCCGGTGATCATGGCAACACCGACGGCAATTCCGACCACGGACATCACCAACTGGAGCCGGTGTCCGGCGAAATAACGTCCCGCCGCAATGGCCAGCAGCCGAATCACGCCGCTCTTCCCTCCTGCTCATGGAGCAGACCGCCGTGCAGACGCACAACCCGGTCCGAGATGCGCAGGAAATCGGTGTCGTGGGTTACCACAAGCATGCTGACGCCTCGCTCCCGAACCATGCCGTGCAGGAGATCCATGATTTCGCGTCCGGTCTCGTAGTCAAGGTTGCCCGTGGGCTCGTCGGCCAACACCAGTCGCGGCTCATGAATCAGCGCGCGGGCGATGGCCACTCGCTGCTGCTCGCCTCCGGAGAGCCTGTCCGGCCTGGCAGTCCCACGGTCGCCGAGGCCTACCTGCTGCAACATCATCCCTGCGGCTTCGGATGCTTCCCTGAGCGATTTGCCCGCAAGGACGAGCGGCAAGCTCAGATTCTCTGCGGCGGTCAGGGTAGGGATGAGATTGAATGCCTGAAACACGAATCCCATCGATCGTGCACGCAGGTCGGTGCGCGCATCGTCGTCCAGCTTGCCGAGGTCTTGACCCGCCACGCTTACGGTACCCCCGTCCGCGACGTCGAGACCCCCGATCAGATTCAGCAGCGTACTCTTCCCGGCCCCGCTCCTGCCGAGTAGCGCCGTGAAGGCTCCCGGGGCCATCTCGAGGGACGCGCCTCGCAGGATGTCGCGGCGGCGCCCTCCCTCCACAAAGTGCTTGCGCACGGACTCCAGCTTGAGAATCGGTTCCATGCGGGTGTCACGCCGCCCGGAGAGGGCGGTTCACCCGGCCAGGGGTTCTCATGGCCGCTTCACGGCCGCCTCAGCCGCCGGTCGATGCGCGCCGACGTCTGGGAGAGGTCTCGCGGCCTAGACTGCTCCGTACGCCAGCATCGCGTTGGCCACCTTCACGAATCCGCCCACGTTCGCTCCACGCGCGTAGTCCACGTAGTCGTCACTCTCCCGGCCGTATTCGACGCAGGTCTCGTGGATGTTGGACATGATCTCCTTCAACTTGGTGTCAACCTGCTCCCGGGTCCATTGCAGACGCATCGAGTTCTGGGTCATCTCCAGGCCGGAAATGGCAACGCCTCCCGCATTGGCCGCCTTGCCGGGCCCGAACAACAGCTGGGCATCCTCGAAGATTTTTGCAGCCTCGGCCGTTGTGGGCATGTTGGCGCCTTCTGACACCAGAATGCATCCGTTGTCTACCAGGGCTTCCGCGTCCTCCTCGGAAATCTCGTTCTGCGTTGCCGATGGAAAGGCCAGCTCGCCGCCGGCGTGCCATGGCCGCTTGCCCTCATGGTACTCGACCCCGTACTCCTCGGCGAACTCGGATATCCGACCGCGACGCTGGTTCTTGAGCTCCATGATGAATTCGAGCTTTTCCCTGTCGATGCCTTCGGGGTCATACACGAACCCGGAGGAATCCGACATGGTCAGGACTTTGCCTCCCAACTCGATAAGCTTCTCTACCGTGTACTGCGCCACATTGCCGGAGCCCGAGACGAGGCAGGTGTGGCCCTCGATGTCCTTTGCCTGCGTGGCCAGCATTTCGCGCGCAAAATAGACGGAGCCGTAGCCGGTGGCCTCGGGCCTGATCAGGCTGCCCCCGAATTCCATGCCTTTCCCGGTCAGGGTCCCGGTAAACTCGTTCCGAAGACGTCGATACTGACCAAACAGGTAACCGACCTCCCGGGCGCCGACGCCGATATCCCCTGCCGGCACATCCACGTTCTTGCCGATGTGCCTGAACAGTTCGGACATGAAGCTCTGGCAGAAGCGCATCACCTCGTTGTCGCTCTTGCCTTTCGGATCGAAGTCACTTCCGCCTTTCCCGCCTCCCATGGGTAGTGTGGTAAGGCTGTTCTTCAGGATCTGCTCAAACGCCAGGAACTTCAGAATCCCGAGGTTTACGCTGGGATGAAACCTCAGCCCGCCCTTGTACGGACCGATCGCCCCGTTGAACTGCACGCGGTAGCCGCGATTCACCTGGATCTGGCCATTATCGTCGACCCAGGTCACCCTGAACATCATCACGCGGTCCGGTTCGGTCATGCGCTCGAGAATGCGCGCGTCCCGGTATTCGGGGTGCTTCGCAAGGAACGGCCACAGCTTTTCGGCCACCTCCTTGACCGCCTGGTGGAATTCAGCCTCTCCCGGATTGCGGTGTTTGACGGCATCCAAGAACGTTTCCAGGCGGTCCTGCTTCACTTCCATGGCCCCAAGGGATGGTTTGGAGGGATGTCCTGACTGGAAGCGCTTCCAATCCGACGCACAAACGGTACGCGCCCGCAGCGCATCGGGTCAACCCCTGAACGACGAATCGACTGAACTGCGATCAAAGGGCACTGCGGTCCAGGGGCACTGCGTCGCAGGCCACCGCTACCACATCCTCAGAACCTACCCTTCGGCCGAGCTCTGACGTCCTGACAGCAGGTAGAGCACTGCCATGCGGACCGCCACACCGTTGGTCACCTGGTTCAGGATGACTGCGCGCTCGTGATCCACCACGTCGGAGGCCAACTCCACGCCGCGGTTGACGGGCCCGGGGTGCATGACGATGAGGTCCTTGTACCGGTCGATGTGCTCGCGGGTAATTCCGAAGCGTTCGTGGTATTCCCGCACGCTGGGGAACAGCTGCCTGCCCTGTCGCTCCAACTGAATCCGAAGTGCCATCGCGACATCGGCACCCTCCAGCGCCTCATCCAGTCGGTGCGTAATGCGGACAGGCGCATCGACCATATCGGCGACCTGAGGCGGCAGCAGCGTCGGCGGTCCGCAGAGCGTGATCTCCGCGCCAAGCGCCGCCAACGCATAGATGTTGGACCGGGCCACGCGGGAAAACAGAATGTCCCCGAGAATGCTGACCTTGAGCCCCCTGAACTCCGGGTAGTGATCAGAGATTGTCAGCGTGTCGAGCAACGCCTGCGTGGGATGCTCGTGGGAGCCGTCCCCCGCATTGATAACGGCGGCGTCCACGCACCGTGTAAGGAACTGC
The sequence above is a segment of the Rhodothermales bacterium genome. Coding sequences within it:
- a CDS encoding FtsX-like permease family protein, whose protein sequence is MIRLLAIAAGRYFAGHRLQLVMSVVGIAVGVAMITGVDLAVSSANRAFELSAETVAGRTTHYLTGADGTVESEVYRTLRVRHGIRDVAPVAEGYVRTAAGTFRLLGIDPLAATAPGRSLPGFPEPGRLMVGSDAVVLSAGGLAVLAGTDSVTVDAAGRSFTLAVAGVVRPDEEAGRQGWSDLMVADVATAQRVLGLGDQLSRIDLITTDDGAREIEALAGPGIRLERPESRSNALGQMTAAFETNLQALSYLALVVGMFLIYNIMSFSVVQRRPVYSRLRATGVSRTLVQGSVLMEAAALGLVGSVVGLGLGAALGEGLVRLVTRAINDLYFVVNVREVGLDGWQVGKSLVVGLAASLGSAWVPARAAASVPAADALRRSDEEDRFAAGIAGMARWGAVLGGLSIVVLVLPAGVAGGYLGLLLLIVSFALTGPALVRGLAAGARRFGGGLPVRMAVGGIREHLSRTSIATVALAVSVAAAVGVGVMVDSFRGTVQEWLGTTLRADLYIRAPGSVLRLGGGVVAPEAIAVMRGMEGVEASYGVRRVDVETSDGPVALVVIESGPQGRAAYRFTETTVDDPWAAFAGGDVFVSEPYAFRTGTGAGDTLEVQTETGPQVVRAVAEYVDYGSDMGVVLMERAAYERSFDDTTYNGIALYLEPGVDPEAMVTRVREETAGIQGLIVSSNRALRDASLEIFDRTFAITWVLRALALIVAVIGVISALAAIQLERSWEFAVQRAVGLRRGALQRVMLLQSGLMGAFAGLLSIPLGIALAAGLVYVINRRSFGWTLDFSVDPVILLQAVVVSIVAALAAGWIPARAASRASLASRLKGPHA
- a CDS encoding ABC transporter ATP-binding protein; the protein is MEPILKLESVRKHFVEGGRRRDILRGASLEMAPGAFTALLGRSGAGKSTLLNLIGGLDVADGGTVSVAGQDLGKLDDDARTDLRARSMGFVFQAFNLIPTLTAAENLSLPLVLAGKSLREASEAAGMMLQQVGLGDRGTARPDRLSGGEQQRVAIARALIHEPRLVLADEPTGNLDYETGREIMDLLHGMVRERGVSMLVVTHDTDFLRISDRVVRLHGGLLHEQEGRAA
- the gdhA gene encoding NADP-specific glutamate dehydrogenase yields the protein MEVKQDRLETFLDAVKHRNPGEAEFHQAVKEVAEKLWPFLAKHPEYRDARILERMTEPDRVMMFRVTWVDDNGQIQVNRGYRVQFNGAIGPYKGGLRFHPSVNLGILKFLAFEQILKNSLTTLPMGGGKGGSDFDPKGKSDNEVMRFCQSFMSELFRHIGKNVDVPAGDIGVGAREVGYLFGQYRRLRNEFTGTLTGKGMEFGGSLIRPEATGYGSVYFAREMLATQAKDIEGHTCLVSGSGNVAQYTVEKLIELGGKVLTMSDSSGFVYDPEGIDREKLEFIMELKNQRRGRISEFAEEYGVEYHEGKRPWHAGGELAFPSATQNEISEEDAEALVDNGCILVSEGANMPTTAEAAKIFEDAQLLFGPGKAANAGGVAISGLEMTQNSMRLQWTREQVDTKLKEIMSNIHETCVEYGRESDDYVDYARGANVGGFVKVANAMLAYGAV
- a CDS encoding aspartate carbamoyltransferase catalytic subunit produces the protein MEIAEQLQHRHLLGLQGYSAAEIKLILATAREFREVLNRPIRRVPSLRGVTVVNLFFEASTRTRVSFELAEKRLSADTVNFSASGSSVSKGETLKDTARTIEAMKIDMVVIRHRSPGAPQFLTRCVDAAVINAGDGSHEHPTQALLDTLTISDHYPEFRGLKVSILGDILFSRVARSNIYALAALGAEITLCGPPTLLPPQVADMVDAPVRITHRLDEALEGADVAMALRIQLERQGRQLFPSVREYHERFGITREHIDRYKDLIVMHPGPVNRGVELASDVVDHERAVILNQVTNGVAVRMAVLYLLSGRQSSAEG